The uncultured Desulfatiglans sp. DNA window TCCAAGGGGATGATGACGGACCGCGAGGCCATGAGGCAGGGGCTTGGCGGCGAGATTCTTTGCGCTGTCTGGTAGTCGCGGTTGTTTTTGGGAATTGCGGAGGTTTGAATGTCTCGTATAGGGAAAAGGCCGATACCGAACCCGGAGAAGGTGTCCGTCAGCGTTGATGGAGACGAGATCAAGGTGCGTGGGCCGAAAGGGGAGCTTACCCGGCCGCTGCACCCTAAAGTCCAAGTGGAGATCGGCGAGGATGACATCCGAGTCCATGCGGTTGATGATTCGCGTGAAGCACGGTCGGTCCACGGATTATACAGGGTTTTGATCGACAACATGGTGACGGGTGTGACCAAAGGCTTTGAAAGAACGTTGGAAATCGTGGGAGTCGGGTATCGGGCCGAGCTGAATGGTCGCGTTGCTGTTCTGAATCTCGGATACTCCCATCCGATCCAGTTCGAACTGCCTGAGGGGATTGATGCCCGTATCGATAAGACCAAGATTGTGCTCAGTGGGATCGACAGGGAGAAACTGGGTTTAACGGCAGCCAAGATCCGTCACTTCAGGCCCCCGGAGCCTTATAAGGGGAAGGGCGTAAAGTATGCTGAGGAACAGATCAAACGTAAGGCTGGTAAGGCTGGCGGTAAATAGCCGACCGTTGGCTCCGTTGTCTGGCGCCCGATTGGATGTGATTTGCTGATGTGGTTAAGGCAAAATTTCGCGCAAGAGGTTGACTAGAT harbors:
- the rplF gene encoding 50S ribosomal subunit protein L6 (Evidence 2a : Function from experimental evidences in other organisms; PubMedId : 10094780, 10756104, 12809609, 324885, 6222285, 9298646; Product type s : structure), encoding MSRIGKRPIPNPEKVSVSVDGDEIKVRGPKGELTRPLHPKVQVEIGEDDIRVHAVDDSREARSVHGLYRVLIDNMVTGVTKGFERTLEIVGVGYRAELNGRVAVLNLGYSHPIQFELPEGIDARIDKTKIVLSGIDREKLGLTAAKIRHFRPPEPYKGKGVKYAEEQIKRKAGKAGGK